CCGCGGGGGGCGCTATTCCGATCTCGAGATGGATGTCGAGGACTGCGTCGACATCTGCCTCGAATATGCCGAGCCGCGGCGCCTAGTGTCGGTGCATCTGGATTTTCTGCAGAGGCCGGTCGCTCGCACCTGCAAGTTCATCGGATCCGGCGGGACCATCGTTTGGGAAGCGCTGCGGGATCGCCATATCGTCGAGGCCATGGATGGTGGACGTCGCGTCGTGGAATCCCCGTTGCCTGATCGCAACCGGATGTATTTGGACGAACTCACCGACTTCCTCGGCGCGATCGAAGACGGGTGGCCCGTTTCTATTCCGCTGTCCGACGGCATCGACGTCATGCGGATCATCTCGGCCGCCGCCCGATCGCTGACGATCGGTCGGTCCATATCACTCCTTGAAGTGGAGCCTTACGCATGAAAGCGCGCGCCTTCATCTTCGCCCGCGGAGGCTCGAAGGGGGTGCCGCGCAAGAACGTGCGGGCGCTTGGCGGAGTGCCGCTGATTGGCCATGCCATCCGGGTCGCGCGCGCCTGTCCATCCTTGGACGAAGTCATCGTATCGACCGACGACGAGGAAATCGCACAGGTCGCGCTCGATCTTGGTGCTGAGGTTCCGTTTCTCCGTCCCCCCGCGCTGGCTTCCGATACTGCATCGGAATGGATGGCGTGGCGTCACGCCATCGAATGGGTGCGGCGACATCGCGACGACTTCGATATTTTCGTCAGCCTGCCCGCGACCTCGCCATTTCGCGCCGTGGACGACGTGGAAGCCTGCATCGACATCCTGCGCCGCGACCCGCGGACCGACGTTGTAGCCACCGTCAAGAAGGCGGAACGCAGCCCTTATTTCAACATGGTCAGCCTGGATCCGGACGGTATCGCGCGACTGGTCATCCAGCCCCAGGGGGACGTGACGCGGCGACAGGACGCACCGGTCGTGTACGACATGACGACGGTCGCCTATGCGGTACGGCCCGACTTCGTGATGTCACGTGCCGGCCTCTTTGACGGTCGGATGCGCGTCGTCGAAATTCCGCCGGAGCGCGCACTGGACATAGACACGCCGTTCGATTTCGCGGTCGCGCAATATCTAGCAGAGCAAAATGCCGGAAACGGCTGGGACCCGATAGGAATTTGATGCGCACCATAGCACAGTTGAGCGATTTGACAGGCAGGATCGCTCTTATAACCGGCGGGGCTGGGCATATCGGTCGGGCCATGGCAGGGGCGCTTGCCGAACAAGGCTGCGGCCTCATCTTGGTCGACCAGGATCAGGCGGCCCTATCCGACACTGCCGCTCCGCTGGGCGAGGCTGGGCTGCCGATCCACATAATTCCCGCCGACCTTGAGGATGAAGCGCAGCGGATTCGAATGATCGAGCGTGTCGTCGGCGATATCGGGCAACTCGATATCCTCGTCAACAATGCGGGGTTCGTGGGAACCAACCAGCTAGAGGGTTGGGCCGTCCCGTTCGAGGAGCAAAGCCTGACGACCTGGCGTCGTGCGGTCGAGGTCAACCTCACCGCCCCATTCCATCTCGCCCAGGCATTCACCCCGCTGTTGCGGCAAAGTGGTCGCGGCACGATCGTCAACGTGGGATCGATCTACGGCATCCTCGGCCCTGACCTCGATCTGTACGCTGGCACCCGGATGGGAAATCCCGGCGGCTATGCCGCAAGCAAGGGCGGGCTCCTGCAGTTAACCCGCTGGCTTTCGACGTCGCTCGCACCGGCGGTCCGCGTCAACAGCGTCAGTCCGGGTGGCCTTGCACGGGGGCAGGCCGACAGTTTCGTCGAACGTTACGTCCGACGGACACCTTTGGGTCGGATGGGCACCGAAGAGGATTTCAAGGGCGTCATATTGTTCTTGGCGAGTGATCTGTCAGCATGGATGACGGGCCAGAACATCATGGTGGATGGCGGATGGTCCGCATGGTAGAGGCGCGGTGTTTTGTGATCCTGGAGCGCCCAGAACGCCGTGAAAACCTTTATTATCGCCGAAGCTGGCGTCAATCATAATGGTCGAGAAGAACTTGCATATGCATTGGTCGAAGCCGCGGCCGGAAGCGGTGCCGATGCGGTCAAGTTCCAGACCTTCTCTGCCGACCGGCTAGTCCGTCAAGGCGCGGCGACGGCTGACTATCAACAGCGGCAAACCGGAACCAGCGACCAGCATGCGCTGTTGAAATCGCTCGAGTTGCCGCTCGCCCTTCATGAAGGGCTGTTTCGCCGATGCGGTGAACTGGGGATCGAGTTCATGTCGACACCGTTCGACAGGGAGTCCGCCGATTTCCTCGCCCAGCTAGGCATGCGGCGGTTCAAGATTCCTTCGGGCGAGATTACCAACGAGCCGTTCCTGGCCCATCTGGCGCGATATGGGCGACCGCTCGTCCTGTCGACCGGAATGGCGGACATGGACGAGATCACGCGAGCGGTCGAAGTCATCGGACAAGCGCGCGCGGACAGCGGACAGGCGCCCATCGGGGGCGAGGACCTGACGATCCTGCACTGCACGTCCAACTATCCCGCCGCCTATGCTGACGTGAATCTGCGCGCCATGGCCAAGATTGGGCAGGCAACCGGACTTCCGATCGGCTACTCGGACCATAGCTTGGGTGTCGCTGTTTCAACCGCGGCTGTCGCCTTGGGCGCGGTCGTCATCGAAAAGCATTTCACCACTGATCGCGACCTGCCCGGTCCGGACCATCGCGCATCGCTGACAATTGCGGAACTGACCACCATGGTGGACCAGATCCGTGCGGTAGAAATGGCATTGGGATCGCCAAACAAGCGTCCGACGGAATCCGAATTGCCCGTGCGATCGCTGGTTCGGCGAAGCGTGACGACCCTGCGACCGATTCCCGCCGGCGCCTACATAACACCGGAAGATATCGGTCTACTGCGCCCTGGAACCGGAATCCTTCCGCGCGACAGTGGAGCCGTCGTCGGCAAGCGAGCCCGTCATGCGATCGACGCCGGAATGACGTTGCAATGGTCGGATATAGAATGAGCCGATTGATCTGGTACGTCTCGGGCACGCGAGCAGATTACGGTCTGATGCGTGCGGTCCTTCAGGCGATTGATCGTCATCCTGACCTACGACTCGGAATATTGGTGACGGGCATGCACCTCGAACCAGCCTATGGCAAAACGGTGGACGAGATTGCGGCGGACGGGTTTGACATCGTCGCGAAATTTCCCTCCGGAGAGGGGACGAGCGGCGGTGCCGAGATGGCTCGCGGCATATCGCGCATGATTTCGGGCTTTACCGACGCGATGGAGCGTGGGCGACCGGATATCGTGCTACTGCTCGGCGATCGGGGAGAAATGCTCGCCGGGGCCATCGCGGCGATACATTTGGACCTGCCGATTGTGCATATCCACGGGGGGGAGCGGTCGGGGACCGTCGACGAACCGATCCGCCATGCGATTTCGAAATTGGCGCACTATCACTTTGCCGCGACCGAAGAATCCGCGGAACGCTTGCGCCGTATGGGCGAGCACGCCGACGCCGTCCTGACCGTCGGCGCGCCTGGGCTGGTTGGTCTTGGCGATGCCGTCATGCGATCGAAAAACGAGTTGGCGGCAGAGGTTGGGTTCGACCCGTCACGCCCGATCGCGTTGTTCGCGTACCACGCCGTCCTCCAGGAAGCCTATATGGCAGGCACGATCGCGGGAGCCATTCTTGAGTCTTTGGTCGCGCGCGGTTTCCAGACGATCGCGCTCAAGCCGAACTCGGACAGCGGCGGCGACCGTATCCGCACGGAACTGGACGCCCGTACGGGTCAGCCTGGCCTCGTCGTGAAAACCCACCTTACGCGATCGCTGTTTATCAATTGGATGGCGGTGGTCGACCTGATGATTGGCAATTCCAGTTCCGGCATCATTGAGGCTGCGACGTTCGGCACGCCTGTAATCAACGTCGGTCCTAGGCAGAACCTGCGGCAACGCAACGGCAATGTGATCGACGCTGCCTCCACTCCCGAAGCCATCGACGCGGCGATTGCAACTGTCGCTAGCGGCACGCGCTTTCCAACAGCTAACATCTATGGCGACGGCGCATCGGACGAACGCATCGCCGCGCTGCTCGCGACTCTGCCGCTCCAAGGCGTGACATGGAAATCTAATGCCTATTGAACCGCTTTTAGTAATCGGCGCAGGCGGGCATTCCAAGGTCGTTCTGGATGCATTAGCGTTGACGACCCCGCGCGCCGTACGTCTTTGTGACGACGATCCGCGCTGCGTCGGCCAGGTCGTGATGAACACTGTAGTGGAGGCTCGGCCGGCGATCGCGACGCAACGGGGCATTCCCTTTCATATCGCGATCGGGAACGCGTTGCATCGCAGGTCACTCCAGAAGGCGCTGGTCGAAGCTGGCGCAATTCCAACGTCGGTCATCCATCCGGCGGCCGTAGTATCCGCATCGGCGGCAATCGGTGCAGGCAGCTTCGTGGCTGCGCGGGCTGTGATCGCGCCAGATACGGGCGTCGGCGATAGCGTTATCGTAAATCATGGTGCGATTATCGACCATGATTGCGAAGTCGGCGATTTTTCGCATATCGCACCGAACTCGACACTATGTGGGGGTGTCCGTATCGGCGTAGCGGTCCTGATTGGAGCGGGAGCGACAATCCTGCCGGGTGTCCATATCGGCGATGCCGCCA
This DNA window, taken from Roseomonas aeriglobus, encodes the following:
- a CDS encoding acylneuraminate cytidylyltransferase family protein, with the translated sequence MKARAFIFARGGSKGVPRKNVRALGGVPLIGHAIRVARACPSLDEVIVSTDDEEIAQVALDLGAEVPFLRPPALASDTASEWMAWRHAIEWVRRHRDDFDIFVSLPATSPFRAVDDVEACIDILRRDPRTDVVATVKKAERSPYFNMVSLDPDGIARLVIQPQGDVTRRQDAPVVYDMTTVAYAVRPDFVMSRAGLFDGRMRVVEIPPERALDIDTPFDFAVAQYLAEQNAGNGWDPIGI
- a CDS encoding SDR family oxidoreductase produces the protein MAGALAEQGCGLILVDQDQAALSDTAAPLGEAGLPIHIIPADLEDEAQRIRMIERVVGDIGQLDILVNNAGFVGTNQLEGWAVPFEEQSLTTWRRAVEVNLTAPFHLAQAFTPLLRQSGRGTIVNVGSIYGILGPDLDLYAGTRMGNPGGYAASKGGLLQLTRWLSTSLAPAVRVNSVSPGGLARGQADSFVERYVRRTPLGRMGTEEDFKGVILFLASDLSAWMTGQNIMVDGGWSAW
- the neuB gene encoding N-acetylneuraminate synthase, translated to MKTFIIAEAGVNHNGREELAYALVEAAAGSGADAVKFQTFSADRLVRQGAATADYQQRQTGTSDQHALLKSLELPLALHEGLFRRCGELGIEFMSTPFDRESADFLAQLGMRRFKIPSGEITNEPFLAHLARYGRPLVLSTGMADMDEITRAVEVIGQARADSGQAPIGGEDLTILHCTSNYPAAYADVNLRAMAKIGQATGLPIGYSDHSLGVAVSTAAVALGAVVIEKHFTTDRDLPGPDHRASLTIAELTTMVDQIRAVEMALGSPNKRPTESELPVRSLVRRSVTTLRPIPAGAYITPEDIGLLRPGTGILPRDSGAVVGKRARHAIDAGMTLQWSDIE
- the neuC gene encoding UDP-N-acetylglucosamine 2-epimerase (hydrolyzing) gives rise to the protein MIWYVSGTRADYGLMRAVLQAIDRHPDLRLGILVTGMHLEPAYGKTVDEIAADGFDIVAKFPSGEGTSGGAEMARGISRMISGFTDAMERGRPDIVLLLGDRGEMLAGAIAAIHLDLPIVHIHGGERSGTVDEPIRHAISKLAHYHFAATEESAERLRRMGEHADAVLTVGAPGLVGLGDAVMRSKNELAAEVGFDPSRPIALFAYHAVLQEAYMAGTIAGAILESLVARGFQTIALKPNSDSGGDRIRTELDARTGQPGLVVKTHLTRSLFINWMAVVDLMIGNSSSGIIEAATFGTPVINVGPRQNLRQRNGNVIDAASTPEAIDAAIATVASGTRFPTANIYGDGASDERIAALLATLPLQGVTWKSNAY
- a CDS encoding NeuD/PglB/VioB family sugar acetyltransferase; the encoded protein is MPIEPLLVIGAGGHSKVVLDALALTTPRAVRLCDDDPRCVGQVVMNTVVEARPAIATQRGIPFHIAIGNALHRRSLQKALVEAGAIPTSVIHPAAVVSASAAIGAGSFVAARAVIAPDTGVGDSVIVNHGAIIDHDCEVGDFSHIAPNSTLCGGVRIGVAVLIGAGATILPGVHIGDAAIIAAGATIVRDVAPNEKVIFALARKN